From Zingiber officinale cultivar Zhangliang chromosome 5B, Zo_v1.1, whole genome shotgun sequence, the proteins below share one genomic window:
- the LOC121983994 gene encoding protein SPIRAL1-like 3, with amino-acid sequence MGRGVSCGGGQSSLGYLFGSGEAPKSAGESAEPVQKPAFKSTAEPAAEPLQKPTSATQVDNKQIPAGIQGSLANNYQRADGQNCGNFITERPSTKVQAAPGGGSSLGFLFGDGGSK; translated from the exons ATGGGCCGTGGAGTTAGCTGCGGAGGGGGTCAAAGTTCTCTTGGCTACCTATTTGGTAGTGGTGAGGCTCCTAAATCTGCTGGAGAGTCTGCTGAACCTGTTCAGAAGCCGGCTTTTAAATCTACTGCAGAGCCTGCTGCTGAACCTCTTCAGAAACCAACTTCTGCAACACAAGTTGATAACAAGCAGATCCCTGCTGGTATCCAAGGGAGTCTAGCAAACAACTACCAGCGAGCTGATGGGCAGAACTGTGGAAACTTTATCACG GAACGCCCTTCAACGAAGGTGCAAGCTGCTCCGGGCGGAGGCTCTTCCCTTGGTTTCCTGTTTGGCGATGGCGGCAGCAAGTGA